The Meriones unguiculatus strain TT.TT164.6M chromosome 14, Bangor_MerUng_6.1, whole genome shotgun sequence sequence ttttacattggtCACTAATCCATTTAAATTTTCTGTTGAACAAGGACAATGGAAAGTAGGAAAGAACCATAAATTTGCTGGATTAAATAAAACAGGCAATATATGcaaaattcatcataaaataTTTCCTAAAATCTGACATTTTATGACACCTTTGGcatttaaaaatctaattaaacaaaacaaaatactatcTACATAAAAACTTTGGTGGAGATATTACGTTACaaacataaacattttaataCTATCTAAATACTAAATTTGAGGGAGATAGTATTTTaggaacaaataaatattttaatgaaacaaTCAAGACACCTTATACActtgaaatttaaagaaaatgacaaaaagatatgaactaaatgtaatttttttactCACATTTTATCTATGTATAATCACTATTATGTCACTATCAcatattgaaaaatataattcTCACAAATGTCTACTGTCTTGCTGTAACAGTTACTATGAATTAAGCACATATTATATTATGGCTTATATTTCAAGCTCCTTTACTATTCATATGACAGAATTAGTAGATATTGGATGGAGAAACACCAGCAGCAAAATGTCTATggtgtttcttgtatgttttaACTTCTTAAAGTGGCCAATCTCTCAAAAGAAAGAGGTGGCTGGGCTTTCAGCACTAATGTCCAGCTACTTCCAACCTCCTATACCTCTGCCTTCAGGTAGACCTGATGGCTTTGGCATCAGGAGGCACCTGTACTTACCTGAGTATATCttaccacacacatgtacataatttaataaaataaatcttggcCCAACCTCTTCATGATACTCACTTAATATAATACCGTATGAATTAATTGAGAAGCAGAGATTATGGGTACATTAATACTTTGACTGGAGTAATAAGAATGGAAAAAGGTAATTTCGTAATttcaagtggcctccatagtaatggggacagggactgtctctgacatgaacagattggcctgctctttgatcacctccccctgagggagggagcagccttaccaagccacagaagaagacaatgcagccagtcctgcatcctagacctgatagactaggataagagggaatgggaggaggacctctcttttcagtggacttggagagggacacaagtggggaagaaggagggtgggattgggaggggagggcagagagaggtacaggggggatgcaaagtgaataaactgtaattaataaaaattttaaaaagaaaaaaaagtaattttatgaaGGCATAGATCCACAAAAACATATATTTATGATAATATGAAGATATAAATGCATCCTAAATCCACAGGCCAAAATACAGAAGGAATTTCCTAGTAAAACAAACTCATCCACCAATATATGTCagcacattataaaatcacattctgatttatatataaatacataaattttataCGAGTCAATGTCAATAATTCATGATGCCTtagtaaaaagtaaaagaaagtatTTGTGAAGTGTAAATAGTCAATAAAAGCTGAGACAACTACTGGAGTTTCAGTTCCCGACAGTCTTACTTTGAGAGTGCACTTCTTTACTTTCAAATACAATCACTGTGGACCTGAGGTCTTAGGTTCTGTTCAAGGAAAACAATCTCTGAATCCTCACTCGTATCTGCTGAGTCTTGATGCTGTATATAATGGGGTTCATCAAGGGTGGGAAGAGGATGTAAATGTTGCCCATGAGGACCTGAATCAGTGGAGAGAGATGCTTCCCAAAGCGGTGAACCATGGTCAGACCAATGATGGGGATGTAGAAAACCAAAACAGCAGAGATGTGAGACACACACGTTTGCAAGGACTTGATTCTCTCCTCCCGGGATGCAATGGATAGAACTGTGTGCAGGATCATCATGTAGGACAGTAATATGAGAACTGAATCTAGCAACAAGTTGCTGATCACCAGGGCTAGACCATAGATGCTATTGAACCGAATATCTCCACAAGCCATCCTAATTAAGTCTTGGTGCAggcagaaagagtgagagaggaaaTGAGGTCTGCAGTAGTTTAAGAACTTCAGGCGGATGATGACTGGAGGAATGAGCATAGAACTCCTACATAAGATGGCCACTCCAATTTTCATGATCCTGTCATTGGTTAGGATGGAGGCATAGCGTAGAGGGTTGCAAATGGCAATGTAGCGGTCAAAGGACATGGCCAGGAGGACAGAGGACTCCATGAAGGACAAACCATGAATGAAATAAGACTGTGCAATGCAGGCATCAAGGCTGATCTCTTGAATGAAGCCCCAAAGGATGCCCAGCACTGTGTGCACAGTGGACAGCCCCATGCACAGGTCTGTGAGGGCCAACATGGCCAGGAAATAGAACATGGGCTGGTGCAGGCTCGGCTCTGTCCGGATCACATGCAGCACCATGCAGTTTCCCAGGAACACCATCGTATAGATGGTTGAGAAAGGAATAGCAAACAGGATATAGTAAACTTCCAGGCCAGGAAATCCAGTGAGAACAAATCTAGAGGTACTTACGTTTGATGTCAAGATAACAGACATTGAGAGAAAGTACAAAATATTTCCAGAGGGCAACTGTACATTACATAtcctatatttttatttctaaaatatatatctGCCTTGGGAAATAAAACTTTCAGTTTTCTTACGCAGAGAACTAGACACCTAATTCTTGGTTGTTTATCATTGCAGAATCTCTTGTATAGACATTGACCAGATCCAGTGATAAGAGATACTATGAAACCAGGGTGTTTTATGGTGATAATTAATATCTGTGGCCTCATGGGATTTATGCTGTATACTGTACTTCTGCGAGTCAGTCCCAGAGAACAACAATGCCTGTCCACAGGTTCACAGTGATGTCATGGTTGGTGTTTCCCATAGGAGAATGTGAAATGCGTGGTCAGTTTTTCTCTCTGGTACAGCAGATAGGCATCTCACTCCCTTTATGTCTTAAATGATCCCTGTGGAAATAGCACGGTTGAAGAAGCTCATCACTTTTAGAATATGAACTACTAGagaaaaaagagcaaaacaaTCTTAGTAGAATCTGAAATGTTTTGGTGGGCATCACAGTGCTTAACTCTTGTTTCAGAATTATTCATCTATACAATTATACCTTGAAGTTCTTCTCAATCTACAGGAGAGATCTTTTAACAAATTCATGTTATTGGTAATTCTTAGGTCCTCACTTGTGGCATAAAATAATTGTGAAGAATTTTAAATtggatgattttttaaaatattatttctcttgtctgtatgatttttattttgtctaaATTGGGCATTTAAGAATGTGGCATATGTGGAATTGTGCAACAGTAATAAAGAAAGCACACCTGGACTTGTTCCTTATATACCTACTTTCAGCACTTATCTATAAGAGGTTCCTATCTATTAAATCGTTAAAGAGCCATAAAACCTGTCTAACTTGTCAGCatcatgactgcctaaacatgaatTGAAAAACGACCAAAAAATTAGACATGGGGAAAGTCCAGGGACCTCAACCTCACACAAAGAACAACAGGCCACTTAGCAAGGCttagagcaggagaaatagtcctCCCCAGTGAAGAGCATAATGACTGGTTTTTCAATACCAGGCAGAATtaaaatatagatataaataCGAGCAATATTACCTATACTGAGAAAGTTGCACTTATAGAGTTAgaaagatatatatgtgtgtgtgtgtgtgtgtgtgtgtgtttgtgtgtgtgtgtgtgtttgtgtgtgtgtgagtttgtgtgtgtgtgacaataatcaatgtaaaaaaaagaccatgaattAGAAAATTTTGAAGAAGAGATATTTGATAAGatttggagagagaaaggggaaggagaagttatataattatgtaataatatcaaaaaataaaagtcttaGAAAAAATATAAGAACATGGAATGATATTTTAGGAGGTTTTTCAAAAAAGGCAAGTACCTCAATTAATACTTATAAATTAACCCAAATATATCTTATTTAACTttgttcataataaaaattataagtatCTATAATATCCAGTAATGAAAATCAGTCACTCCAGCTGCTGACAGATTTGACTGATGAGAATATTCTATATTAATTGaggctttgtctttgtttttaatatcacataaaatgtttttgttttcatatcagATGAAAGGTTGTAATAACAAATGCATCTTTATAAGCAGATTTATTTCTATACTTTATAGAAGCTACACTTAAGATTACCAAAGATACTCACTTTAGAAAAATTTGCCTCTACAGTGGAAAAATCAGATTTAATGCTTgtaagtacattttaaaagaagttttatAAGGACCTTAAAAGATGGATCAAGAAAGGggcggaggtcctccccagtctgtggacttggaaaggggcagggagaagctgagggagggagggtgggattgggagggaatgagggagcgtgatgcagctgggatgcagagttgataaaatgtaaataataataacaaacaataaaaaataaaaaatgatggaTCAGAGAGTAGCTCAGGAGTAGAATACATGTTTAGTGTGACATGTGGGCCAGTTCCCAGCATTGACACAAAGATAAACGTGAAgagtaggacattttcttatagCTTTGTTTCAAAGCAATAATTGGGTTTTAAAAACTCTCTTTCTCTTAGCGTCTTAATGggggaagatctgggaggaaTTGGATGAAGGGAAAACATGACAATATATACTGTATGTAAAATATTTTGATTTATCACAAAAATTAACTAACTtaaagtacataaaataaaatgtaaaattcaaaaaagaaaaatcaattttctAGGCTAGCCAAGTGGGCGAAAGCACTTGCTCAAACTTGCcaacctgggtttgattcacGGCTCTCACCCTGACTAAGAGCAGGCTCCCACAGCCGGGctctgtggtgcacacctgtaatcccagcactcagggaggcagaggcaggtgggtctgtgagtttgaggacagcctggtctacagagtgagaccagacagccaatgctatacagagaaaccctgtctcaaacaaacaaacagacagacagacaaacacgcTCCCCAAAATTATCCTCTGACTCTCACATGAGTGGTGtgatacacacaccaaaaaatgaaatttaacaTTTAATTGAGTCTCCTGACAGTTTTATTTACTTGAGTAATGTAAGTTCTGTTATCATTGGATAGAGTGCTTGATAAGCATTAATTAGCTTATGTTGGCAAATTGTGTTGCTCAAAAACAAGATCTAGTTGATAATCTGGCTGCTTGTTTCCTCAAGTGCTGAGAAAAGCAGTGATGAGCTCAATCCCATCGTTGTGGTTGTAtctatttcctttttctcttgtagcAGCTCCTTTGAAGAGTTCCTTTAAGGAGAGTTGTCCTTTGGATTTTAACGAACTGGTCCCTTCTTCGTAGTAAAATTGTACATTAACTCTTTAAAAGTCCGTTTTATGTCAAA is a genomic window containing:
- the LOC110543679 gene encoding olfactory receptor 51V1-like; protein product: MSVILTSNVSTSRFVLTGFPGLEVYYILFAIPFSTIYTMVFLGNCMVLHVIRTEPSLHQPMFYFLAMLALTDLCMGLSTVHTVLGILWGFIQEISLDACIAQSYFIHGLSFMESSVLLAMSFDRYIAICNPLRYASILTNDRIMKIGVAILCRSSMLIPPVIIRLKFLNYCRPHFLSHSFCLHQDLIRMACGDIRFNSIYGLALVISNLLLDSVLILLSYMMILHTVLSIASREERIKSLQTCVSHISAVLVFYIPIIGLTMVHRFGKHLSPLIQVLMGNIYILFPPLMNPIIYSIKTQQIRVRIQRLFSLNRT